A region from the Bacillota bacterium genome encodes:
- a CDS encoding dicarboxylate/amino acid:cation symporter has translation MRKLGLAPKILIGMVLGAIVGFIVGPSIAVIAPVGTVFIRLLRMTILPLIFFSVTSGVASIADLNRLKRVGAIFTGYWAISSLLAAATGVVWALIIKPGVGIHLPLTEKMDVDVDLLDSVIKWIPDNVFRSFADFNIIQVIVFAMFAGITAALLAETKAGKQIIELFTAGDKLMSRMVGIVMQVAPYGVFALMANVTGTVGAIALKGIGKMLITQYVAYATVLIVFYPIILKLMAGVNPINHYRNIFPAMVMAFSTQSSSATIPVTMDCTKKRAGVPEDIVNLITPPAATINMHACAAEMPIYALFA, from the coding sequence ATGCGAAAACTGGGTTTGGCTCCGAAAATCCTTATCGGTATGGTTCTCGGCGCTATTGTCGGTTTTATTGTCGGTCCTTCCATTGCGGTGATTGCTCCCGTGGGAACAGTGTTCATCCGTTTGCTACGGATGACCATTCTACCGCTTATTTTCTTCTCGGTCACCAGCGGTGTAGCCAGTATTGCGGACTTGAATCGGCTGAAAAGAGTCGGGGCCATCTTCACCGGCTACTGGGCCATTTCTTCGCTTCTGGCTGCAGCTACCGGTGTGGTCTGGGCGCTGATCATCAAACCTGGGGTAGGGATTCATTTGCCCCTGACCGAAAAGATGGATGTGGATGTCGACCTGTTGGATAGTGTTATCAAATGGATTCCGGATAACGTGTTCCGGTCCTTTGCTGATTTTAATATTATTCAGGTGATCGTTTTTGCCATGTTCGCCGGTATAACCGCCGCCCTATTGGCGGAAACCAAGGCCGGCAAACAGATTATCGAGCTCTTCACCGCCGGCGATAAGCTCATGAGCCGGATGGTGGGTATAGTCATGCAGGTGGCTCCCTACGGTGTCTTCGCTCTCATGGCCAACGTTACCGGCACTGTAGGTGCCATTGCCCTCAAAGGCATCGGCAAGATGCTGATCACCCAGTATGTGGCCTATGCTACTGTGCTTATTGTTTTCTATCCGATCATCTTAAAACTCATGGCCGGGGTAAATCCCATCAATCACTATCGGAACATCTTCCCAGCCATGGTCATGGCTTTCTCCACCCAAAGCAGCAGTGCCACCATCCCTGTAACCATGGACTGCACCAAAAAACGGGCCGGCGTTCCGGAGGATATTGTCAATTTGATCACCCCACCGGCCGCCACTATCAACATGCACGCTTGCGCAGCCGAGATGCCTATTTACGCTCTGTTTGC